TCGAACGCGATGGCGCCGTGATCAACGAGGACGGCATCGACATCGACCACCTGCGCGCGCACATCGTCGAAACCGGCGGCGTCAAGGACTTCCCCGGCGGGCGCTTCGAATCGGATGGGCGTGGCGGACTGGAGATGGAGTGCGACATCTTGATCCCGGCCGCGATGGAAAGCCAGATCTCGCTCGAAAACGTCGACCGCATCAAAGCGCCGTTGATCGTCGAGGCGGCTAACGGGCCGGTCACGTTCGACGCCGACTCGCGCTTGCGCGCGCGCGGCACGGTCGTGCTGCCGGATACGTACGTCAACGCGGGCGGCGTCACCGTCTCGTACTTCGAGTGGATCAAGAACATCTCGCACATCCGCTTCGGGCGCATGGATCGGCGGTTGGACGAGATGCGCAGCCAGCGGCTGATGGACGCGCTGGAGGTGATGACCGGGCGCGAGCTGCCGGAGTCGCTGCGCAACGGGCTGATCCTCGACTCCGACGAGCTTACGCTGGTGCGCTCCGGCCTCGACGATACGATGCGCTTGGCGTATCAGGAGATCAGCGAAGCGTTCCACCGCAACGAGAAGATCACCGATTTCCGGACGGCGGCGTTCTACGTGGCGATCAAGAAGATCGTGCAGACACACCTTGAAATGGGCGTCTAGCGATGTTAACCGGGATTTTGGCGATCACCCGCCAATGTCTTAAACGTGGCTTAACAACAAAACGCTAATCTTTAACCCGTGATCACCGATCACCTGTACATGGCAAGTGGTCATTCGATCGTAACTCAGGAGGCTGTATGCGTTCTCGTTTTGTGATAGTTGCTATTGTGGCGCTGCTGATCGTTGGCGCCGTCGTTCCGTCCGCGCTGGCGCAGGACGCGCTTGGCTCGGAGGGCAACCCGATTCAGGTGTACTTCGTACCGTCGGTTGAGGCGGGTGTCATCGTTTCCGGTGGCGAGGTCATGGCGCAGGCACTGGAAGCCGCGACTGGCCTGAGCTTCGAGGTGTTCGTGCCGACGTCGTACGCGGCGACGGTCGAGGCCATGTGCGCCGCGCCGGACAGCTCGATGGGCTTCATCCCGGCCGCTGGCTACGTCATCGCCAACAACCGCTGCGGTGTCGAGGTTTCGGCCGCAGCCGTCCGCCGCGGCTGGCCGGTCTACTGGGCCGCCTACATCGCCCGCCGTGATAGCGGAATCCGCACCTTCAACGACCTGGCCGGCAAGAGCTGGGCTTACCCCGATGCCGGTTCGACCTCCGGCTTCATCTTCCCGTCGGTCGAGCTGGGTCTGGCTGGCATCGAGCCGGGCGAGCTGGTTGAGGCCGGTAGCCACAACAACGTCGTCACCGCCGTCTACAACGGCGAGGCCGACTTCGGCACCACGTTCTTCAGCCCGCCGGTCGGCGAATTTGGCGCATGGAGCATCGGCGACAGCCCCGAGCCGTACGACCTGACCGTTGAAGACTCGTACATCGGTGACGACGGCAACCTGTACGTCGGCAACCTGCGTATCCTCGACGCCCGCGCCAACATCCGCGAGACCGCGCCGGACGTGATCGACGCCGTCAAGATCGTGCGCCTCAGCGCCCCGATC
The sequence above is a segment of the Candidatus Flexicrinis affinis genome. Coding sequences within it:
- a CDS encoding phosphate/phosphite/phosphonate ABC transporter substrate-binding protein, yielding MRSRFVIVAIVALLIVGAVVPSALAQDALGSEGNPIQVYFVPSVEAGVIVSGGEVMAQALEAATGLSFEVFVPTSYAATVEAMCAAPDSSMGFIPAAGYVIANNRCGVEVSAAAVRRGWPVYWAAYIARRDSGIRTFNDLAGKSWAYPDAGSTSGFIFPSVELGLAGIEPGELVEAGSHNNVVTAVYNGEADFGTTFFSPPVGEFGAWSIGDSPEPYDLTVEDSYIGDDGNLYVGNLRILDARANIRETAPDVIDAVKIVRLSAPIPNDTLSFGPDFPAELADQIVDALIEFSATEEWAQSIGSEDFYGWSGLERVSPSLYDIVRGQFDVLGLTEEDVFGN